The Anaerotignum faecicola genome segment CTTAACTCTTCACCGCGCCGGAAACCATCCCTGCCTGAATCTTTCCGGACATCAGGATATAGACTATGATAATCGGTATCGCGGAAATAGTCAACGCTGCGCTGACCGCCGCATAGTTCGTATTATACGTCCCCTTTAACGCCAGAAGTCCTACCGGCAGCGTCTTCTTCACCGGGTCCGAAATGATGATATTGGCAAATATAAATTCGT includes the following:
- a CDS encoding carbohydrate ABC transporter permease produces the protein EFIFANIIISDPVKKTLPVGLLALKGTYNTNYAAVSAALTISAIPIIIVYILMSGKIQAGMVSGAVKS